One Benincasa hispida cultivar B227 chromosome 5, ASM972705v1, whole genome shotgun sequence genomic window carries:
- the LOC120078658 gene encoding B-box zinc finger protein 21-like isoform X1, translating into MKIQCDVCSKNEALLFCTADDAALCSACDHRLHLAASNHHRFPLLHSDNSNNNHFPLCDICQERRAFLFCQQDRAILCKDCDLPIHSVNRLTRNHERFLLTGVELSCVSASLPNSQPLPANVSSTSISHSPSVAESSTSTAPIATADAMNGVAEYLIEALPDWHFEEFIGSSSTSTTAPPPFAFSKLQSDDGDWVFPFVDGVVELECTTHSISPEHWRIWSSCGSGVRFRWRRRSNVVTVVVAAEIHLWSTTFRCS; encoded by the exons ATGAAGATTCAATGCGACGTGTGCAGCAAAAACGAGGCGCTGCTTTTCTGCACCGCCGACGACGCCGCCCTCTGCTCCGCCTGCGACCACCGCCTCCACCTCGCCGCCTCTAACCACCATCGTTTCCCCCTCCTCCACTCCGACAACAGCAACAACAACCATTTCCCTCTCTGCGACATCTGTCAG GAAAGACGAGCGTTCTTGTTCTGCCAGCAAGACAGGGCGATTCTGTGCAAGGATTGCGATCTTCCAATCCATTCGGTGAATCGGCTTACTCGGAATCATGAACGTTTTCTTCTTACTGGTGTTGAGCTTTCATGTGTTTCTGCTTCTCTACCTAATTCGCAGCCTCTGCCCGCTAATGTTTCTTCTACTTCTATCTCACATTCGCCTTCTGTTGCGGAGAGTTCGACTTCTACCGCCCCCATTGCCACCGCCGACGCCATGAATGGTGTGGCAGAGTATTTGATTGAGGCGCTTCCTGATTGGCATTTTGAAGAATTTATTGGTTCTTCCTCTACCTCTACCACTGCTCCTCCTCCTTTTGCTTTCTCCAAG CTGCAGAGCGATGATGGTGATTGGGTTTTTCCATTTGTTGATGGTGTAGTGGAATTAGAATGCACCACACATTCTATCTCACCGGAGCATTGGAGGATTTGGAGTTCCTGTGGCAGTGGTGTGAGATTCAGATGGAGGAGAAGAAGCAATGTCGTCACGGTGGTCGTCGCAGCGGAGATTCATCTTTGGTCGACAACATTCAGATGTTCTTGA
- the LOC120078658 gene encoding B-box zinc finger protein 21-like isoform X2: MKIQCDVCSKNEALLFCTADDAALCSACDHRLHLAASNHHRFPLLHSDNSNNNHFPLCDICQERRAFLFCQQDRAILCKDCDLPIHSVNRLTRNHERFLLTGVELSCVSASLPNSQPLPANVSSTSISHSPSVAESSTSTAPIATADAMNGVAEYLIEALPDWHFEEFIGSSSTSTTAPPPFAFSKWN; the protein is encoded by the exons ATGAAGATTCAATGCGACGTGTGCAGCAAAAACGAGGCGCTGCTTTTCTGCACCGCCGACGACGCCGCCCTCTGCTCCGCCTGCGACCACCGCCTCCACCTCGCCGCCTCTAACCACCATCGTTTCCCCCTCCTCCACTCCGACAACAGCAACAACAACCATTTCCCTCTCTGCGACATCTGTCAG GAAAGACGAGCGTTCTTGTTCTGCCAGCAAGACAGGGCGATTCTGTGCAAGGATTGCGATCTTCCAATCCATTCGGTGAATCGGCTTACTCGGAATCATGAACGTTTTCTTCTTACTGGTGTTGAGCTTTCATGTGTTTCTGCTTCTCTACCTAATTCGCAGCCTCTGCCCGCTAATGTTTCTTCTACTTCTATCTCACATTCGCCTTCTGTTGCGGAGAGTTCGACTTCTACCGCCCCCATTGCCACCGCCGACGCCATGAATGGTGTGGCAGAGTATTTGATTGAGGCGCTTCCTGATTGGCATTTTGAAGAATTTATTGGTTCTTCCTCTACCTCTACCACTGCTCCTCCTCCTTTTGCTTTCTCCAAG TGGAATTAG